A genomic window from Desulfovibrio legallii includes:
- a CDS encoding cob(I)yrinic acid a,c-diamide adenosyltransferase has translation MILVYTGDGKGKTSACIGQAVRALGQNLAVAFGQFMKRDGQAGEQAMLAQWLGPRFMAGGPGFLRREEDRPAHREAALRVLQWAQKQLENVDLLVLDETLYALKAGVLTREEVEELIALARARGRHLVLSGRNAPDWLVDTADLVTSMTEIKHPWRTGVTAAAGIEY, from the coding sequence ATGATCCTTGTTTATACCGGCGACGGCAAAGGCAAGACCAGCGCCTGCATAGGGCAGGCCGTGCGCGCCTTGGGGCAAAATCTGGCTGTGGCCTTTGGGCAGTTTATGAAACGCGACGGTCAGGCCGGCGAACAGGCCATGCTGGCGCAATGGCTGGGACCGCGCTTTATGGCCGGCGGGCCGGGCTTTCTGCGGCGGGAGGAAGACCGCCCCGCCCACCGCGAAGCCGCCCTGCGCGTGCTGCAGTGGGCTCAGAAGCAACTGGAAAACGTGGACCTGCTGGTGCTGGACGAAACCCTCTACGCGCTCAAAGCCGGCGTGCTCACCCGCGAGGAAGTGGAAGAACTGATTGCCCTGGCCCGCGCGCGCGGGCGGCATTTGGTCCTCTCCGGCCGCAACGCCCCGGACTGGCTGGTGGATACGGCAGATCTGGTCACTTCCATGACCGAAATCAAACACCCCTGGCGCACCGGCGTCACTGCCGCGGCCGGAATTGAGTATTAG
- the amrS gene encoding AmmeMemoRadiSam system radical SAM enzyme, which produces MQALLWEGRPDKSVVCRLCAQACRLKPGEKGLCGVRVNRDGGMVTLVGDVVTSVSLDPMEKKPLYHFLPGTRTFSAGSAGCNFSCRFCQNDGISQLPADGRIPGKRAMPEDLVALAREYGTPSMAFTYNEPTVFFELVYATAGLAVDRGLRCLLVSNGFMSQDCLRALEHRICAANIDIKSFSDRFYRHYCHARLQPVLDSCKRIKEMGWWLEVTTLVIPGVNDSPDELGRLAAFIHDELGPDTPWHISGFHGAYLMADHPSTPLATLEQAWRLGRQTGLNYVYIGNAASAVGANTFCPHCGALVVERAGYAVRLHGRNGLCPACGAHLAGVWS; this is translated from the coding sequence ATGCAGGCACTGCTTTGGGAAGGCCGACCGGACAAATCCGTGGTTTGCCGCCTCTGCGCCCAGGCCTGTCGCCTCAAACCGGGCGAAAAGGGCCTTTGCGGCGTGCGGGTCAACCGTGATGGGGGCATGGTTACGCTGGTGGGCGATGTGGTCACCTCCGTGAGCCTCGACCCCATGGAAAAAAAGCCTCTCTACCATTTTTTGCCCGGCACGCGCACCTTTTCCGCAGGCAGCGCAGGCTGCAATTTTTCCTGTCGCTTCTGCCAGAACGACGGCATTTCCCAACTGCCCGCCGATGGCCGCATACCCGGCAAGCGGGCCATGCCCGAAGACCTGGTGGCCTTGGCGCGCGAATACGGCACGCCCAGCATGGCCTTTACCTACAATGAACCCACAGTTTTTTTCGAGCTGGTCTACGCCACGGCAGGCTTGGCCGTGGACCGCGGCCTGCGCTGCCTGCTGGTGAGCAACGGATTTATGTCGCAGGACTGCCTGCGTGCTCTGGAGCACCGCATCTGCGCCGCCAATATCGACATCAAGAGCTTCAGCGACCGCTTCTACCGCCACTACTGCCATGCCCGCCTGCAGCCCGTGCTGGATTCCTGCAAAAGAATAAAGGAGATGGGCTGGTGGCTGGAGGTGACCACCCTGGTCATCCCCGGCGTCAATGACAGCCCCGACGAACTAGGCCGCCTGGCCGCCTTTATCCACGACGAACTGGGACCGGACACGCCCTGGCACATTTCTGGCTTTCATGGAGCCTACCTCATGGCCGACCATCCTTCCACACCCCTCGCAACCCTGGAGCAGGCCTGGCGTCTGGGCCGCCAAACCGGCCTCAACTACGTCTACATCGGCAACGCCGCCAGCGCCGTGGGCGCCAATACCTTCTGCCCGCACTGCGGCGCGCTCGTGGTGGAACGCGCGGGCTACGCCGTGCGCCTGCACGGGCGCAACGGGCTGTGCCCGGCCTGCGGTGCGCATCTGGCTGGGGTGTGGTCATGA
- the purM gene encoding phosphoribosylformylglycinamidine cyclo-ligase encodes MSSERAKAYAQAGVNIEAGNALVSRIKDLVQSTQTRGVISDIGGFGGLFRPDLTGMAEPVLVASTDGVGTKLKLAFACNKHDTVGIDLVAMSVNDILVQGATPLFFLDYFATGKLDVDTAQTVVGGVAEGCRRAGCALLGGETAEMPDMYGPGEYDLAGFCVGLVDNARLIDGSSIQVGDKIVGIASSGLHSNGYSLVRKILAQSGLGPDDTLPGAAASVREVLLAPTTIYVEVVRSLLRDLNIKGMAHITGGGFYDNIPRVLPGQVEARIHFGNWQMPPVFHWLKTAGGLTWPEILQIFNAGIGYVLVLPADQAEEAVGRIRAFELEAWCLGDIARRSAPDSEQVVITF; translated from the coding sequence ATGTCCAGCGAACGCGCAAAAGCCTATGCCCAGGCGGGCGTCAACATCGAAGCGGGCAATGCCCTGGTTTCGCGCATCAAGGATCTGGTGCAGAGCACCCAGACCCGGGGCGTCATCTCGGACATAGGCGGATTCGGCGGGCTGTTCCGTCCTGATCTCACCGGCATGGCCGAACCTGTACTGGTAGCCTCTACGGACGGCGTGGGCACCAAGCTCAAGCTGGCCTTTGCCTGTAACAAACACGATACCGTAGGCATCGACCTGGTGGCCATGAGCGTCAACGACATTCTGGTCCAGGGCGCGACGCCGCTGTTTTTCCTGGATTATTTTGCCACTGGCAAGCTGGACGTGGATACGGCCCAGACCGTGGTGGGCGGCGTGGCCGAAGGCTGCCGCCGGGCGGGCTGTGCCCTTTTGGGCGGCGAAACTGCCGAAATGCCTGATATGTACGGTCCCGGCGAATACGATTTGGCGGGCTTTTGCGTGGGCCTTGTAGACAACGCCCGGCTTATCGACGGTTCCAGCATCCAGGTGGGCGACAAGATTGTGGGCATAGCTTCTTCCGGCCTGCATTCCAACGGGTATTCCCTGGTGCGCAAAATTCTGGCCCAGAGCGGCCTTGGCCCGGACGATACTCTGCCCGGCGCAGCGGCCAGCGTGCGCGAGGTGCTGCTTGCCCCCACCACCATCTATGTGGAGGTGGTGCGCTCCCTTTTGCGCGACCTGAACATCAAGGGCATGGCGCACATCACGGGCGGCGGCTTTTACGACAACATCCCCCGCGTGTTGCCCGGCCAGGTGGAGGCCCGCATCCACTTCGGCAACTGGCAGATGCCCCCGGTCTTCCACTGGCTCAAGACGGCCGGTGGTCTTACCTGGCCGGAAATATTACAGATTTTTAATGCTGGTATTGGCTATGTGCTGGTATTGCCCGCAGATCAGGCCGAGGAGGCCGTGGGACGCATCCGCGCCTTTGAATTGGAGGCCTGGTGCCTGGGCGACATAGCCCGCCGCAGTGCGCCCGACAGCGAACAGGTGGTCATCACGTTTTAG
- a CDS encoding DsrE family protein has protein sequence MQVLIILSSNVPEIKWNAVRFGNFLLNAGEEVTLFLNGAGVDLYEGDSAQFPIAEEAKKFALSDGAIAAUGKCMIVHGVDESEHVRQSSMKALYEEVKKADRILNY, from the coding sequence ATGCAAGTATTAATCATCCTTTCCAGCAATGTTCCGGAAATTAAGTGGAACGCCGTGCGCTTCGGCAATTTTTTGCTCAATGCGGGCGAAGAGGTCACGCTTTTTCTTAACGGCGCTGGCGTTGACCTGTATGAGGGCGATTCCGCCCAGTTTCCCATTGCGGAGGAAGCAAAAAAATTTGCCCTGAGCGACGGCGCCATAGCCGCCTGAGGAAAGTGCATGATCGTCCACGGGGTGGACGAAAGCGAGCACGTCAGACAGTCCAGCATGAAGGCTCTTTACGAAGAGGTCAAAAAAGCCGACAGGATATTGAACTATTAG
- the hflX gene encoding GTPase HflX: protein MQGLKPSQLTALNRLFNRRFPAADVYTPEQAREIALLSRALGRQLGLLIDRKGRVQTVLVGEAGSILIPQLARGRSGQERLRGLRLLHTHLTPEGVSQEDLMDLLFLRLDAVIALSVNPAGEPIQWQAAHLLPRAVEGLPYHLSAPQAWTRTAADFAATAQALEDELARVAAVGREAANTPRALLVSVSALPRLVQERNLDELAALAHTAGLTVAGRMVQRVTQVNPRLILGKGKVAELEVQALQGRADMLVFDGELAPAQLHNLADITERKVMDRTQLILDIFAQHAVTRAGKLQVELAQLRYTQPRLVGKNRAMDRLMGGIGGRGPGETKLETDRRKIRERMARIRTALDQLRRQRAFTRARRARQGLPVAALVGYTNAGKSTLLNTLTRSEVLAENKLFATLDPTTRRLRFPAARELVLADTVGFIRNLPKELTEAFQATLEELESADLLLHVADAAHPDLLQQIAAVEDTLTQMDLDRVPRLLLLNKWDQLAAPARAQLADALPQALPLSAHSGEGLPALLDALELRLLHPAHALVVPQGQTPQA from the coding sequence GTGCAGGGCCTCAAACCCAGCCAGCTTACCGCGCTCAACCGGCTGTTCAACCGCCGCTTTCCCGCAGCGGACGTCTACACGCCGGAGCAGGCCCGTGAAATCGCCCTGCTCTCCCGCGCGCTGGGCCGGCAGCTGGGCCTGCTTATCGACCGCAAAGGCCGGGTGCAGACCGTGCTGGTGGGCGAGGCCGGCAGCATCCTCATCCCCCAGCTTGCGCGCGGCCGCAGCGGGCAGGAGCGTTTGCGCGGCCTGCGCCTGCTGCACACCCACCTGACCCCCGAAGGCGTCAGTCAAGAAGACCTTATGGACCTGCTTTTCCTGCGGCTGGACGCGGTTATCGCCCTCAGCGTCAATCCCGCCGGCGAGCCCATACAGTGGCAGGCGGCCCATCTGCTGCCCCGCGCCGTGGAAGGTCTGCCCTACCATTTGAGCGCGCCCCAGGCCTGGACGCGCACGGCGGCCGACTTTGCCGCCACGGCACAGGCCCTGGAAGACGAACTGGCGCGCGTGGCCGCCGTGGGCCGCGAGGCAGCCAACACCCCGCGCGCCCTGCTGGTTTCTGTTTCCGCCCTGCCCCGGCTAGTGCAGGAGCGCAACCTGGACGAACTGGCGGCTCTGGCCCACACGGCCGGGCTGACCGTGGCCGGGCGCATGGTGCAGCGCGTAACCCAGGTCAATCCGCGCCTTATTCTGGGCAAGGGCAAAGTGGCGGAGCTGGAGGTGCAGGCCCTGCAGGGCCGGGCGGACATGCTGGTTTTTGACGGCGAGCTGGCCCCGGCCCAGCTGCACAACCTGGCGGACATCACCGAGCGCAAGGTCATGGACCGCACCCAGCTCATTCTGGATATTTTTGCCCAGCACGCCGTAACCCGCGCGGGCAAGCTGCAGGTGGAGCTGGCCCAGCTGCGTTACACCCAGCCCCGTCTGGTGGGCAAAAACCGCGCCATGGATAGGCTCATGGGCGGCATTGGCGGCCGCGGCCCCGGTGAAACCAAGCTGGAGACAGACCGCCGCAAAATCCGAGAACGCATGGCCCGCATCCGCACCGCGCTGGACCAGCTGCGCCGGCAACGGGCCTTCACCCGCGCCCGGCGCGCGCGCCAGGGCCTGCCCGTAGCCGCGCTGGTGGGCTACACCAATGCGGGCAAATCCACCCTGCTCAACACCCTGACCCGCTCAGAAGTGCTGGCCGAAAATAAACTTTTCGCCACGCTGGACCCCACCACCAGAAGGCTGCGCTTCCCCGCCGCGCGCGAACTGGTCCTGGCTGACACCGTGGGCTTTATCCGCAACCTGCCAAAAGAACTGACGGAGGCCTTTCAGGCCACTCTGGAAGAACTGGAATCCGCAGACCTGCTGCTGCATGTGGCCGACGCCGCCCACCCAGATCTGCTGCAGCAGATAGCCGCCGTGGAAGACACCCTGACGCAGATGGACCTGGACCGCGTGCCCCGCCTGCTGCTGCTCAACAAATGGGACCAGCTCGCCGCCCCAGCCCGTGCGCAGCTGGCCGACGCCCTGCCCCAGGCCCTGCCCCTTTCGGCCCACAGCGGCGAAGGCCTGCCTGCCCTGCTGGACGCCCTGGAGCTGCGCCTGCTGCACCCGGCCCACGCGCTTGTGGTCCCGCAGGGGCAAACCCCTCAGGCCTGA
- a CDS encoding IMP cyclohydrolase, with product MENLPIRRAILSVTDKSGLVDLATFLTSRGVELVSTGGTQKALEAAGLPVTAVSTVTGFPEILGGRVKTLHPKIHAGILASKDDPAHMQTLTEKGIRPFDLVCVNLYDFAGAVERNLSLEDAVEEIDIGGPCMLRAAAKNFHSVLVLSSPQWYGAAMDELRNKDMNVGLEFRQIMASRAFEATSRYDALITSYLRP from the coding sequence ATGGAAAATCTGCCCATTCGTCGCGCCATCCTGAGCGTCACGGACAAAAGCGGTCTGGTGGATCTGGCCACCTTCCTCACTTCCAGGGGGGTGGAGCTGGTTTCTACCGGCGGCACGCAAAAGGCCCTGGAGGCCGCGGGCCTGCCCGTCACGGCCGTGAGCACGGTCACCGGCTTTCCGGAAATTCTGGGCGGCCGCGTCAAAACTCTGCACCCCAAAATCCACGCCGGCATTCTGGCCAGCAAGGACGACCCCGCCCATATGCAGACCCTTACGGAAAAAGGCATCCGCCCCTTTGACCTGGTCTGCGTCAACCTCTACGACTTTGCCGGCGCGGTGGAGCGCAACCTCTCGCTGGAGGACGCCGTGGAGGAAATCGACATCGGCGGCCCCTGTATGCTGCGCGCCGCCGCCAAAAATTTTCACAGCGTGCTGGTGCTGTCCTCGCCCCAATGGTACGGCGCCGCCATGGACGAGCTGCGCAACAAGGACATGAACGTGGGCCTGGAGTTCCGGCAGATTATGGCATCACGGGCTTTTGAGGCCACCTCGCGCTACGACGCGCTCATCACTTCCTATCTGCGGCCGTAA
- a CDS encoding exodeoxyribonuclease III: MLLKLVSWNVNGLRAVAGKEAWDWFRRTDAQVVALQETKAHPDQLDEDLRRPEGWEAHWASSTVKKGYSGVAVFSRLAPQRVSVELPQPEFQGEGRLLHLEFPHFHFFNGYFPNGGAEELDENGKPTGRFKRLPYKMGFFEAFFAYAEACRKSKPIVVCGDFNIAHKAVDLARPKQNVKCTGFLPEERAVLDRFTAMGYVDTFRQVHGEEPGHYSWWSYKSRAREKNVGWRIDYFFVSQELAPAVRDAWIEDAVYGSDHCPVGLSLDL; encoded by the coding sequence ATGCTGCTTAAACTTGTATCGTGGAATGTGAACGGCCTGCGGGCTGTGGCCGGCAAGGAGGCCTGGGACTGGTTTCGCCGCACGGACGCCCAGGTGGTGGCCCTGCAGGAGACCAAGGCCCATCCGGACCAGCTGGACGAAGACCTGCGTCGGCCCGAAGGCTGGGAGGCGCATTGGGCCTCCAGCACGGTCAAAAAAGGCTATTCCGGCGTGGCCGTGTTCAGCCGCCTTGCGCCCCAGCGGGTCAGCGTGGAGCTGCCCCAGCCTGAATTTCAGGGCGAAGGCCGCCTGCTGCACCTGGAGTTTCCGCATTTTCATTTTTTTAACGGCTATTTCCCCAACGGCGGGGCTGAAGAGCTGGACGAAAACGGCAAACCCACGGGGCGCTTTAAGCGGCTGCCTTACAAGATGGGTTTTTTTGAGGCGTTTTTCGCCTATGCCGAGGCCTGCCGCAAGAGCAAGCCCATAGTGGTCTGCGGGGATTTTAACATTGCTCACAAAGCTGTGGACCTGGCCCGACCCAAACAAAACGTCAAATGCACGGGCTTTCTGCCCGAAGAGCGCGCCGTGCTGGACCGCTTCACGGCCATGGGCTATGTGGACACCTTCCGCCAGGTGCATGGCGAGGAGCCGGGGCACTATTCCTGGTGGTCCTACAAAAGCCGCGCGCGGGAAAAAAACGTGGGCTGGCGCATCGACTACTTTTTTGTTTCGCAGGAGCTTGCCCCGGCCGTGCGCGACGCCTGGATAGAAGACGCCGTCTACGGTTCGGACCACTGCCCCGTGGGCCTGAGCCTGGATCTTTAG
- a CDS encoding pseudouridine synthase has product MELQFRVRNNDLGPLLPTFQERVNAMLPVNRAETAGQGAETAAAPALPPAAPETPHMLNTAELRAALADVEAQAQAHSRELAEVHSGLNAQRVARLLDLLE; this is encoded by the coding sequence ATGGAACTGCAATTTCGCGTCCGCAACAACGACCTGGGGCCGTTGCTGCCCACGTTTCAGGAAAGGGTCAACGCCATGCTGCCCGTAAACCGGGCCGAAACCGCCGGGCAGGGAGCCGAAACCGCCGCCGCCCCGGCTCTGCCGCCAGCCGCGCCGGAAACCCCGCACATGCTCAACACGGCAGAACTGCGCGCCGCTCTGGCCGATGTGGAAGCCCAGGCCCAGGCCCACAGCCGGGAGCTGGCCGAGGTTCACTCCGGCCTCAACGCCCAGCGCGTGGCCCGGCTGCTGGACCTGCTGGAGTAG
- the speA gene encoding biosynthetic arginine decarboxylase, which produces MAKNRALQQWRVEDSIELYGIRNWGAGYFDVSDAGEVVICPQGPQGPQVSIPEIIAGLRDRGYDMPVLLRVENILDSRISNIHESFRKAIKNLSYTGCYRGVFPIKVNQQQQVVEKIAQFGPSYHHGLEVGSKAELIAAVSLMRDREACIVCNGYKDEEFIDLGLQARRLGFNVFFVLEMPGELGLLLERSKALDVRPNIGVRAKLAVKAGGHWTDSGGERSTFGLSPAQVVDVVDTLKAHDMLDCFKLLHYHLGSQVSNIRDIRTGVMEGARLYVGLVQEGAPMGYLDLGGGLAVDYDGSHTNYISSRNYTLDEYCTDVVEAIMSILDEENVPHPHIITESGRATVAYYSVLLFNVLDVSTVEEVQLPEDLPEGTPEPVLNLRETLNSITLRNLQECYNDAIYYRDEMRQLFSTGRVNLRQRTLAERFFWAIILRIAQEKTRLKTVPRDLADIDVSLADIYYGNFSVFQSLPDSWAIDQLFPVMPLHRLKEFPSRQGIISDITCDSDGRIDHFIDPQGMKPTLDLHPLREGEEYYLGVFLVGAYQETLGDLHNLMGDTNVVSIRVAEDGSYEYVREIRGDSVADILSYVEYDPRRILEDLRSTAELAVRQGRITPSERFAVMQAFEDGLRGYTYFER; this is translated from the coding sequence TTGGCAAAGAACCGCGCGTTGCAGCAGTGGCGGGTGGAAGACTCCATAGAGCTTTACGGCATCCGCAACTGGGGAGCAGGGTATTTTGACGTTTCTGACGCGGGCGAGGTGGTCATCTGCCCGCAGGGCCCCCAGGGGCCGCAGGTGTCCATTCCGGAAATCATCGCCGGGCTGCGCGACCGCGGCTACGATATGCCCGTACTTCTGCGGGTGGAAAACATCCTGGATTCGCGCATCAGCAATATCCATGAATCGTTCCGCAAGGCCATTAAAAACCTCAGTTACACGGGCTGCTACCGGGGCGTCTTTCCCATCAAGGTCAACCAGCAGCAGCAGGTGGTGGAAAAGATCGCCCAGTTCGGCCCTTCCTACCACCACGGGCTGGAGGTGGGCTCCAAGGCCGAACTCATTGCCGCCGTTTCTCTCATGCGCGACCGCGAAGCCTGCATTGTCTGCAACGGCTACAAGGACGAGGAATTTATCGACCTGGGCCTGCAGGCCCGGCGTCTGGGCTTCAACGTCTTTTTTGTGCTGGAAATGCCCGGCGAACTGGGGCTCTTGCTGGAACGCAGCAAGGCCCTGGATGTGCGCCCCAACATCGGCGTGCGGGCCAAACTGGCCGTAAAGGCCGGCGGGCACTGGACGGATTCCGGCGGGGAGCGCTCTACCTTCGGCCTTTCTCCGGCCCAGGTGGTGGACGTGGTGGATACCCTCAAGGCCCACGACATGCTGGACTGCTTTAAACTGCTGCACTACCACCTGGGTTCGCAGGTTTCCAACATCCGCGACATCCGCACCGGCGTCATGGAAGGCGCGCGCCTCTATGTGGGCCTGGTGCAGGAGGGCGCGCCCATGGGCTATCTGGACCTGGGCGGCGGCCTGGCCGTGGATTACGACGGCTCCCACACCAACTACATTTCGTCCCGCAACTACACCCTGGACGAATACTGCACCGACGTGGTGGAAGCCATCATGAGCATCCTGGACGAAGAAAACGTCCCCCACCCCCACATTATCACGGAATCAGGCCGCGCCACAGTGGCCTACTATTCCGTGCTGCTCTTCAACGTCCTGGACGTGAGCACTGTGGAGGAGGTGCAGCTGCCCGAAGACCTGCCCGAAGGCACGCCCGAACCCGTGCTCAATCTGCGCGAAACCCTTAACAGCATCACCCTGCGCAATCTGCAGGAGTGCTACAACGACGCCATCTATTACCGCGACGAAATGCGCCAGCTCTTTTCTACCGGAAGGGTCAATCTGCGCCAGCGTACCCTGGCCGAGCGCTTCTTCTGGGCCATCATCCTGCGCATTGCCCAGGAAAAAACCCGCCTCAAAACCGTGCCCCGTGACTTGGCCGACATCGACGTGAGCCTGGCCGACATCTATTACGGCAATTTCAGCGTGTTCCAGTCCCTGCCGGACTCCTGGGCCATTGACCAGCTCTTCCCGGTCATGCCCCTGCACCGGCTGAAGGAATTCCCTTCCCGCCAGGGCATCATCTCGGATATTACCTGCGATTCGGACGGCCGCATCGACCACTTTATCGACCCACAAGGCATGAAGCCCACTCTGGACCTGCACCCCCTGCGCGAAGGCGAGGAATACTATCTGGGCGTCTTTCTGGTAGGCGCGTATCAGGAAACTCTGGGCGATTTGCACAACCTCATGGGCGACACCAACGTGGTTTCCATCCGTGTGGCCGAAGACGGCAGCTACGAATATGTGCGTGAAATCCGCGGCGACTCCGTGGCGGACATCCTGAGCTATGTGGAATACGACCCCCGCCGCATTCTGGAAGATCTGCGCAGCACTGCAGAGCTGGCCGTGCGCCAGGGGCGGATTACGCCCAGTGAGCGTTTTGCCGTTATGCAGGCCTTTGAGGACGGGTTGCGGGGGTATACGTATTTTGAGCGCTAA
- the gap gene encoding type I glyceraldehyde-3-phosphate dehydrogenase: MRKIKVGINGFGRIGRQVFRALHQSYADRVEVTAINDLFDAETNFHLLEYDSVYGRAHLDVAINGTDVRVGDWNIHCFAERDPRQLIWRDYDVDIVVESTGIFRKASQAAVHRDNGAKKVIITAPAKEEDITIVMGVNQNQYDPQKHHIVSNASCTTNCLAPVALVLQRSFGIKLGNMVTIHSYTNDQRILDMAHKDLRRARAAACSIIPTSTGAAQAVAKVIPELKGKFSGYSLRVPTPTVSVVDFSGILEKETDTEGLLAALRQAAETDLKGILEYNEKPLVSMDFKGNPASSILESSYTTVQEGHLVKAVAWYDNEWGYSNRVCDLICLMADKGL, encoded by the coding sequence ATGCGCAAGATCAAAGTGGGCATCAACGGTTTTGGCCGCATCGGCCGGCAGGTGTTTCGCGCCCTGCATCAGTCCTATGCCGACAGGGTGGAAGTGACGGCCATCAACGACTTGTTTGATGCGGAAACCAATTTTCACCTGCTGGAATACGATTCCGTCTATGGCCGCGCGCACCTGGACGTGGCCATCAACGGCACGGACGTGCGCGTGGGCGACTGGAACATTCACTGCTTTGCCGAGCGCGACCCCCGTCAGCTCATCTGGCGCGACTACGACGTGGACATTGTGGTAGAAAGCACGGGCATCTTCCGCAAGGCCTCTCAGGCCGCCGTGCACCGTGACAACGGCGCCAAAAAGGTCATCATCACCGCCCCGGCCAAGGAAGAAGACATTACCATCGTCATGGGCGTGAACCAGAACCAGTACGACCCGCAAAAACACCATATTGTGTCCAACGCCTCCTGCACCACCAACTGCCTGGCCCCGGTGGCCCTGGTGCTGCAGCGCAGTTTCGGCATCAAACTGGGCAATATGGTCACCATCCACTCCTACACCAACGACCAGCGTATCCTGGACATGGCCCACAAAGACCTGCGCCGGGCCCGCGCCGCCGCCTGCAGCATCATCCCCACCTCCACGGGCGCGGCCCAGGCCGTGGCCAAGGTCATTCCGGAGCTCAAGGGCAAATTCAGCGGCTATTCTTTGCGCGTGCCCACGCCTACGGTTTCCGTAGTGGATTTTTCCGGCATTCTGGAAAAGGAAACGGATACGGAAGGCCTGTTGGCCGCCCTGCGCCAGGCTGCTGAAACCGACCTCAAGGGCATTTTGGAATACAATGAAAAGCCCCTGGTTTCCATGGATTTCAAGGGCAATCCGGCCTCGTCCATTCTGGAATCTTCCTACACCACCGTGCAGGAAGGACACTTGGTCAAGGCCGTGGCCTGGTACGACAATGAATGGGGCTACTCCAACCGGGTCTGCGACCTGATCTGCCTTATGGCCGACAAGGGCCTGTAG
- a CDS encoding GAF domain-containing protein, with protein sequence MAQDYFRALRDVALVINSSLEPGDVLHRITEQTAQTMGCKASTIRLLDSTGRFLLPSAAYGLSATYMRKGPVEVKRSGLDGEVLAGKTIHLKDATSDGRFQYPQSAKAEGLVSVLSAPLMADGKAIGLIRVYSDVEREFSPDEQTFMEAVAAISALAIENARLHEALRNNYDLMAKHAYSLYED encoded by the coding sequence ATGGCACAGGATTATTTCCGCGCGCTCAGGGATGTGGCGCTGGTCATCAACTCCAGCCTGGAACCCGGCGACGTGCTGCACAGAATTACAGAGCAAACGGCCCAAACCATGGGTTGCAAGGCCAGCACCATCCGCCTGCTGGACAGCACCGGACGTTTTTTGCTGCCCAGCGCCGCCTACGGCCTTTCCGCCACCTACATGCGCAAAGGCCCGGTGGAAGTGAAACGCAGCGGTCTTGACGGCGAAGTGCTGGCGGGCAAAACCATCCACCTCAAGGACGCCACCTCGGACGGGCGCTTTCAGTACCCGCAGTCGGCCAAGGCCGAAGGCTTGGTTTCCGTGCTCTCGGCCCCGCTTATGGCGGACGGCAAGGCCATTGGCCTGATCCGCGTTTATTCTGACGTGGAGCGCGAGTTCAGCCCCGATGAGCAGACCTTTATGGAGGCCGTGGCCGCCATCTCGGCCCTGGCCATTGAAAACGCCCGGCTGCACGAGGCCCTGCGCAACAACTACGACCTCATGGCCAAGCACGCCTACTCGCTCTATGAAGATTAG